One genomic region from Mytilus trossulus isolate FHL-02 chromosome 9, PNRI_Mtr1.1.1.hap1, whole genome shotgun sequence encodes:
- the LOC134683626 gene encoding fibrinolytic enzyme, isozyme C-like produces the protein MYHMKVLLLITVVAYAGSTPTIVQPGRILRELADEQDQLLSGKIVNGQNAQITEFPWQISLQQGIFGLIWSHICGGNIIDGKWILTAAHCVDGQTAGNLRIRAGANAHAQATQTISVSRIIMHPQYSAVGADGYPNDIALLELTSALTLTNGGSVNKIAMADAGENFDFKSCNISGWGLTSGGGSSPTNLLYVTMQVITNSECRTRWQSVTSTIRDDHICIFEETKSACNGDSGGPMSCLDDTRTHKLAGLTSWGASSCDGTYPSVYTRISSFRSWVSGQCNCL, from the exons ATGTACCATATGAAGGTATTACTTCTCATCACTGTTGTTGCCTATGCAG GGAGCACCCCTACGATTGTACAGCCTGGTAGGATTCTTCGTGAACTAGCTGATGAACAG GATCAACTACTATCTGGGAAAATCGTAAATGGTCAGAATGCTCAAATAACAGAATTTCCGTGGCAAATTTCTTTACAACAAGGTATCTTTGGACTTATTTGGAGTCATATTTGTGGCGGAAACATAATAGATGGAAAATGGATCCTTACTGCCGCACATTGTGTGGATGGTCAGAC TGCAGGCAATCTTAGAATCAGAGCTGGTGCCAATGCCCATGCGCAAGCTACACAGACTATCTCAGTCAGCAGAATAATTATG caTCCTCAGTATTCTGCAGTTGGAGCAGATGGTTATCCAAATGACATTGCCCTATTGGAGCTAACTTCAGCGCTGACTTTGACCAATGGTGGTTCAGTTAATAAAATTGCTATGGCAGATGCTGGAGAAAATTTTGACTTCAAAAGTTGCAACATTTCTGGCTGGGGTCTTACAAGCGGAG GTGGCAGTTCACCAACAAATCTGCTCTACGTAACGATGCAAGTTATAACAAACAGTGAATGTAGGACAAGATGGCAATCGGTAACTTCAACCATTCGTGATGATCACATTTGCATTTTTGAAGAAACAAAATCAGCATGCAAC GGTGATAGTGGAGGCCCGATGTCGTGCCTAGATGACACAAGGACCCATAAGCTGGCGGGTTTAACATCATGGGGTGCTAGTAGCTGTGACGGAACATATCCAAGCGTTTATACTAGAATTTCCTCTTTTAGATCATGGGTGTCAGGGCAATGTAATTGTTTGTAA